In Fibrobacter sp. UWEL, the following proteins share a genomic window:
- a CDS encoding glycoside hydrolase family 18 protein — MNLKFLASTIVVACVAMSQAASDKVVGFYPYWSQYSQFYPKDIRYNTVTDIHYVGLLPAEDGSLAFADENDAENFKTLAQMSKDNNVKLIVSVGGMEAEGNLKAIASSDETLSSFVSNVSSWISENGGDGIELDWQNVTSEDKEAYGKMVNALVDGLSGSIVTAVVYPSAGMDAYDTEALNRTAYVDVFMADQMTEESSEVVPNQSASYVKSTLDQVSGAGIQSDKLVPIIFMYGKTFAGAQGLGTSHQGVGSGNEGYVSYAELMGKFDAPDYKVTFDEASQSEVAVSKDETIVFMGIPSVKAVAQQVKNDGMAGVAVYDLSQDHHEPIVSLLVTLGLELRPGVDFKPKKK, encoded by the coding sequence ATGAATCTCAAATTTCTTGCATCTACTATCGTTGTCGCCTGCGTGGCTATGTCCCAGGCAGCCTCTGACAAGGTTGTTGGCTTCTATCCTTACTGGAGCCAGTATTCTCAGTTCTATCCGAAGGACATCCGTTATAATACCGTGACCGATATCCACTACGTGGGTCTCCTTCCGGCAGAAGACGGCTCCCTGGCCTTCGCTGACGAAAATGACGCCGAAAACTTCAAGACTCTGGCCCAGATGTCCAAGGATAACAACGTGAAGCTGATTGTTTCCGTTGGTGGCATGGAAGCCGAAGGCAATTTGAAGGCTATTGCTTCCTCTGATGAAACCCTCTCTTCCTTCGTTTCTAACGTAAGTAGCTGGATTTCTGAAAACGGTGGCGACGGCATCGAACTTGACTGGCAGAACGTTACTTCCGAAGATAAGGAAGCTTACGGCAAGATGGTGAACGCTCTGGTGGATGGCCTTTCCGGTTCCATCGTTACCGCTGTGGTTTACCCGTCTGCTGGTATGGACGCTTATGATACCGAAGCTCTGAACCGTACTGCCTATGTGGACGTGTTCATGGCCGACCAGATGACTGAAGAAAGCTCCGAAGTGGTTCCTAACCAGAGCGCAAGCTATGTGAAGTCCACCCTGGATCAGGTTTCTGGCGCCGGCATTCAGAGCGACAAGCTGGTTCCCATCATCTTCATGTATGGTAAGACTTTTGCTGGTGCTCAGGGCCTTGGCACTTCTCATCAGGGTGTAGGTAGCGGTAACGAAGGTTACGTCTCCTATGCAGAACTGATGGGCAAGTTTGACGCTCCGGACTACAAGGTGACTTTCGATGAGGCTTCTCAGTCCGAAGTTGCTGTAAGCAAGGATGAAACCATCGTGTTCATGGGCATTCCTTCTGTGAAGGCTGTTGCTCAGCAGGTGAAGAACGACGGTATGGCTGGTGTGGCCGTTTACGACCTCTCCCAGGATCATCACGAACCCATCGTCTCCCTCCTGGTTACCCTCGGTCTGGAACTGCGCCCCGGTGTAGATTTCAAGCCCAAGAAGAAGTAA
- a CDS encoding T9SS type A sorting domain-containing protein, with the protein MNKKLTLAALAAAAVAASAFTSTSMSWDGSDTEGKVVTGSDEETAGYWYEYTDKDNDGDSKIVFPSDVEANTYGNFYGPLAEAYGGIKADVQIGTAYEYPFAGFGFNIVSENQEGADISGWGGVALTYNSTGGFAIELGIEDEATATEYNNYKASVAKGNTSTSVAWAKFKQESGWGVKVDQAVALTKIAAIKLKFTASADFLLTCIADANTGCGPATKSIKASAAEGALKAQLTGRTLSFGKVVKAELVNLQGQVVASANASSMDLSKVQAGVYMVRAEGLSQRIMVK; encoded by the coding sequence ATGAATAAGAAACTGACTCTTGCTGCACTTGCCGCTGCTGCTGTTGCTGCATCTGCATTCACCTCTACCTCCATGTCTTGGGATGGTTCCGATACTGAAGGTAAGGTAGTTACCGGTTCTGATGAAGAAACCGCTGGTTACTGGTACGAATATACCGATAAGGACAACGACGGCGACTCCAAGATCGTTTTCCCGTCCGACGTTGAAGCTAACACCTATGGTAACTTCTACGGTCCTCTGGCCGAAGCATACGGTGGTATCAAGGCTGACGTTCAGATCGGTACCGCTTACGAATACCCCTTCGCAGGTTTCGGCTTCAACATCGTTTCCGAAAACCAGGAAGGTGCTGACATTTCCGGTTGGGGTGGCGTTGCTCTGACCTATAACTCTACCGGTGGTTTCGCTATCGAACTCGGTATCGAAGACGAAGCAACTGCTACTGAATACAACAACTACAAGGCTTCCGTTGCTAAGGGCAACACCTCCACTTCCGTTGCTTGGGCAAAGTTCAAGCAGGAATCCGGCTGGGGCGTGAAGGTTGACCAGGCTGTTGCACTGACCAAGATCGCTGCAATCAAGCTGAAGTTCACCGCTTCCGCAGACTTCCTCCTGACCTGCATTGCTGACGCTAACACTGGTTGCGGTCCTGCTACTAAGTCTATCAAGGCTTCCGCTGCTGAAGGTGCTCTCAAGGCTCAGCTCACTGGCCGTACCCTTTCCTTCGGTAAGGTTGTGAAGGCTGAACTGGTTAACCTCCAGGGTCAGGTTGTTGCTTCCGCTAACGCTTCCTCCATGGACCTCTCCAAGGTTCAGGCTGGCGTCTACATGGTTCGCGCAGAAGGCCTTTCTCAGCGCATCATGGTGAAGTAA
- a CDS encoding cellulase family glycosylhydrolase, whose translation MTFFSKSMKALVLGGSLLMGTTLANASAATAKPLRVGPVSNYGVLGTSGNKVISLSTKKEVMLRGMSLFWSDAIGLQYYNKNVVKWAAQTLKADVLRYAMGVNSYDEGTTKTLDENYSYFGNPDKQIGVIDQMVEAAIEQDIYLIIDWHSHRANNEQAKAVDFFKQMATKYKDVPNVIWEVFNEPTSQSMSTIASYATAVISGIRDAGSKNLALVGTPSWSQMGSCGGVNLDNVGYVFHFYAASHSVGSYSGNIDRCRSQGNAVFITEWGTVGYSGSGNPDISASQAWESYMETNKISNCNWSLRNETTTIGETKSESSAMFSGSDFLNTASKLEGATYTTSGKHVKEYISSHGSSWADTLLASNSGSCSFKAEVTQAAKTVSSLFKSGCTYTSSAPTVVANDGTIAGYGVAILTGNDGSKAIATIVEEPAQTITGLDDITCFIGGTCTKSKQLKDMDGDGKLEIIITAKDETDEGAAFTLTSLTPEIIKIKKATCTSKFCYALQNKQANMYELTGALGEAKILAKAPAIAGYSAMNDTLTFSYMKGDDKLPGTVFKSTTVAKGATVADFFPATTYYSKQAVTYTFDGQATSPYLSNVNGSLVAGTTDAIVKITATSLGNDERNPLNTTITVIVGDSLAAVQSGNVSIRNQKVESLKAQFSKGGINLNAQASGFATVEIFNAMGKAVQSIQTNVNAGSNWIPVSGLRAGHYVVRLSQDANVQLYTFEKK comes from the coding sequence ATGACATTTTTCAGCAAATCTATGAAGGCCCTTGTCTTAGGCGGGTCTCTTCTTATGGGCACCACCCTTGCAAACGCAAGTGCTGCCACAGCAAAGCCCCTCCGCGTGGGTCCCGTGTCTAACTATGGCGTACTGGGAACTAGCGGCAATAAAGTCATCAGCCTTTCTACCAAAAAAGAAGTGATGCTTCGTGGTATGAGTTTGTTCTGGTCCGATGCAATCGGTCTTCAGTACTATAACAAGAACGTTGTCAAGTGGGCTGCACAGACCCTTAAGGCAGACGTTCTTCGCTACGCCATGGGCGTCAACTCCTACGACGAAGGCACTACTAAGACTCTGGACGAGAACTATTCCTATTTCGGCAATCCTGACAAGCAGATCGGCGTCATTGACCAGATGGTGGAAGCAGCCATCGAACAGGACATCTACCTGATTATCGACTGGCACAGCCATCGCGCAAATAACGAACAGGCCAAGGCTGTGGATTTCTTCAAGCAGATGGCCACCAAGTATAAGGATGTTCCCAACGTTATCTGGGAAGTATTTAACGAACCGACCAGTCAGAGCATGAGCACCATTGCTAGCTACGCTACTGCAGTCATTTCCGGCATCCGTGATGCAGGTTCCAAGAATTTGGCCCTCGTTGGTACTCCCAGCTGGTCTCAGATGGGTTCTTGCGGCGGTGTAAACCTGGACAACGTGGGTTACGTATTCCACTTCTACGCAGCAAGCCACTCTGTTGGCAGCTATAGCGGAAACATCGACCGTTGCCGTTCTCAGGGTAATGCAGTATTCATCACCGAATGGGGTACTGTTGGTTATTCTGGTTCCGGCAATCCCGACATTTCTGCATCTCAGGCTTGGGAATCCTACATGGAAACCAACAAGATTAGTAACTGTAACTGGAGCCTTCGTAACGAAACCACCACCATTGGCGAAACCAAGTCCGAAAGTTCCGCAATGTTCTCCGGCAGCGATTTCTTGAATACCGCAAGTAAGCTGGAAGGCGCAACGTATACAACATCCGGTAAACACGTCAAGGAATATATTTCCAGCCATGGAAGTTCCTGGGCAGACACCCTCCTTGCAAGCAACTCTGGCTCTTGCTCATTCAAGGCCGAAGTCACTCAGGCTGCAAAGACCGTCTCCAGCCTCTTTAAGTCCGGTTGTACCTATACCTCTAGCGCACCTACCGTCGTTGCAAACGATGGTACCATCGCTGGTTACGGTGTAGCAATTCTTACTGGCAATGACGGATCCAAGGCAATCGCAACCATCGTTGAAGAACCTGCTCAGACCATTACCGGCCTCGATGACATCACTTGCTTCATCGGCGGCACCTGCACCAAGAGTAAGCAGTTGAAGGACATGGATGGTGATGGCAAGCTGGAAATCATCATTACCGCTAAGGACGAAACCGACGAAGGCGCAGCATTTACCTTGACCTCCCTTACTCCGGAAATCATAAAGATTAAGAAGGCAACATGCACCAGCAAGTTCTGCTATGCCTTGCAGAACAAGCAGGCTAACATGTATGAACTCACCGGAGCACTTGGCGAAGCAAAGATTCTTGCAAAGGCTCCGGCTATTGCAGGTTACTCCGCCATGAACGACACCCTGACCTTCAGCTATATGAAGGGAGACGACAAGCTCCCTGGAACCGTCTTTAAGTCCACTACCGTGGCAAAGGGTGCAACTGTAGCAGACTTCTTCCCCGCAACAACCTACTATAGCAAGCAGGCTGTGACCTATACCTTCGACGGTCAGGCAACCTCTCCTTACCTGAGCAATGTTAACGGTAGCCTGGTGGCTGGTACTACAGACGCAATCGTCAAGATTACCGCTACTTCCCTGGGCAACGACGAACGTAACCCGCTGAACACCACTATTACCGTGATTGTGGGCGACAGTCTCGCTGCAGTCCAGAGCGGCAACGTTTCTATCCGCAATCAGAAGGTTGAATCCCTCAAGGCACAGTTCAGCAAGGGCGGCATCAATCTGAATGCACAGGCAAGCGGCTTCGCCACTGTTGAAATCTTCAACGCAATGGGCAAGGCAGTTCAGTCCATCCAGACAAACGTTAACGCAGGCTCCAACTGGATTCCGGTCTCCGGCCTCCGCGCTGGTCACTACGTAGTACGCCTCAGCCAGGATGCAAACGTTCAGCTCTATACCTTCGAAAAGAAGTAG